One Salvia splendens isolate huo1 chromosome 12, SspV2, whole genome shotgun sequence genomic window carries:
- the LOC121757734 gene encoding uncharacterized protein LOC121757734, whose product MADDAEEDFTFPATITNPPPCLLESPPLWPSVGKHVREDEWNFNLCDSLHEFKRNTITFRENFCYVDDDEHKEEKMDILWEDLNEKFSRKNVAEDNLCDSSSSPGKDDHVQVCCVKAFKLSKANGQTISWKKASILVLIRFLLKKSLPMHDSGASIKKLEW is encoded by the coding sequence ATGGCCGACGACGCGGAGGAGGACTTCACCTTCCCCGCCACCATCACCAACCCGCCACCGTGCTTGCTGGAGTCACCACCTCTTTGGCCGTCTGTAGGGAAGCATGTACGAGAAGATGAATGGAACTTCAATTTGTGTGATTCACTCCACGAATTCAAGCGCAACACTATCACATTTCGAGAGAACTTCTGCTACGTCGATGATGATGAACATAAGGAGGAGAAAATGGACATTTTGTGGGAGGATTTGAACGAGAAGTTTTCGAGGAAAAACGTTGCAGAAGATAATTTGTGTGATAGTTCTTCTTCCCCTGGGAAAGATGATCATGTGCAGGTTTGCTGTGTTAAAGCCTTCAAGTTGTCGAAGGCAAATGGGCAAACCATTTCTTGGAAGAAAGCCAGCATTTTGGTTCTGATCAGATTCTTGTTGAAAAAGAGTTTACCAATGCATGATTCTGGTGCTTCCATCAAGAAACTTgaatggtga